In Helianthus annuus cultivar XRQ/B chromosome 9, HanXRQr2.0-SUNRISE, whole genome shotgun sequence, the following are encoded in one genomic region:
- the LOC110878430 gene encoding basic blue protein, translating into MEKNTYTMLLLVAFVGMLLMLSTHGSAEQHVVGGKQGWDESTDFDSWASGQTFKVGDTLVFKYSPLHNVAELGSESEYKNCDVGSATNSMSDGNSVVKLTKAGTRYFACGTPGHCDQGMKVKITTVSASSDSSPTSSSSSKTPTSTSTSTSGAICVSGSFVFAAVFMVLMNMLC; encoded by the exons ATGGAGAAAAATACATATACCATGTTATTGTTGGTGGCTTTTGTTGGAATGTTGCTAATGTTATCCACACATGGATCGGCCGAGCAACATGTCGTCGGAGGGAAACAAGGGTGGGACGAATCGACAGATTTTGACTCTTGGGCTTCGGGTCAAACTTTTAAGGTCGGCGACACACTTG TATTCAAGTACAGTCCGCTGCATAACGTTGCGGAGCTTGGCAGCGAAAGTGAATACAAGAATTGTGATGTAGGATCGGCTACGAACTCAATGAGCGATGGAAACAGTGTGGTGAAGTTAACAAAGGCGGGTACGAGGTACTTTGCATGTGGTACACCTGGACACTGTGATCAGGGTATGAAGGTGAAGATCACTACAGTCTCTGCttcttcagattcatcgccaacatcatcttcatcatctaaAACACCAACTTCAACTTCAACTTCGACTTCGGGTGCGATTTGTGTTTCGGGATCATTTGTTTTTGCAGCTGTGTTTATGGTGCTGATGAACATGTTGTGTTAA
- the LOC110878429 gene encoding uncharacterized protein At3g27210 — MGACVSNHQKPSGKKVQALYNGSNDIVKPPIINGDLANKSKWSPSKSAPSFQDFGSKEETFFDSQAWLDSDCDDDFMSVNGEFTPSRGNTPVHHNFSAGNNKPPVSVSPNQPSPHGQEKKMRLSDLFNDSLRGNYDSDNEDDGEAVKSGMNSKNESPLVRGDEVAPIGGNVLKTKRERFGSCFPSLLSSSRSSSMNGRKMMSPSPNPVAA, encoded by the exons ATGGGTGCTTGTGTTTCAAATCACCAGAAACCTTCTGGGAAGAAGGTTCAGGCGTTATATAATGGGTCTAATGATATTGTTAAACCTCCCATCATAAATGGTGATCTTGCTAATAAGTCTAAGTGGTCTCCCTCCAAATCAGCACCTTCTTTTCAAGATTTTG GTAGTAAAGAGGAGACGTTTTTTGACTCACAAGCATGGTTAGATTCAGATTGTGACGATGATTTCATGAGTGTTAATGGTG AATTTACCCCATCAAGAGGCAATACGCCGGTCCACCATAACTTCTCTGCAGGCAACAATAAACCTCCGGTTTCTGTTTCCCCAAACCAGCCATCTCCACATGggcaagaaaagaaaatgagACTTTCTGATCTTTTCAATGATAGTCTAAGAGGAAACTATGATTCTGATAATGAGGATGATGGCGAGGCAGTGAAAAGTGGGATGAACTCAAAGAATGAAAGCCCTCTTGTGCGTGGCGATGAAGTGGCGCCTATCGGTGGTAATGTGTTGAAAACAAAGAGGGAGAGATTTGGGAGTTGTTTTCCAAGTTTGCTTTCTTCTAGCCGTAGCTCGTCAATGAACGGAAGGAAGATGATGAGCCCGAGCCCAAATCCTGTTGCGGCGTAA